The Humulus lupulus chromosome 3, drHumLupu1.1, whole genome shotgun sequence genome window below encodes:
- the LOC133823518 gene encoding uncharacterized protein LOC133823518 isoform X2, translated as MGKTKQRQLVAVPTKQNNTASKLIDTSNPNPDLDLHSETSWVIVKKQRITVLVPSLPIADRSPQLNLEASQSQAVHTKRVDDGLEEPTEAHPISRLPSANEWRKRSMPLPTASEKGLQVKKASGAQNFTTSTKPFRQDLTIESVKPHQVRTAMSHRLLGISNTSKGIMVPRLILHGHSGHHVGGVALNQRLRAMNLERKLQKAGGLSRWLASLGLVQFVRIFQRKGLSKFHLVNLTMKKLKDMGANAVGPRRKLMHAIDCICQPYYFETL; from the coding sequence ATGGGTAAGACAAAGCAAAGGCAGCTTGTGGCAGTCCCTACAAAGCAAAACAACACTGCAAGTAAGCTCATTGACACTTCAAATCCCAATCCTGATCTGGATCTGCATTCAGAAACTAGTTGGGTGATTGTTAAGAAACAGAGGATCACCGTCCTGGTACCTTCACTTCCTATTGCTGATAGATCTCCACAGTTAAACCTTGAAGCGAGTCAATCACAGGCTGTGCATACGAAAAGGGTAGATGATGGTCTAGAGGAACCAACTGAGGCACATCCCATTTCCAGGTTGCCATCAGCTAATGAGTGGCGGAAGAGGTCCATGCCATTGCCAACTGCTTCTGAAAAGGGTCTCCAAGTTAAGAAAGCTTCTGGTGCTCAAAACTTCACAACATCAACCAAACCATTTAGGCAAGACCTAACAATAGAATCAGTAAAGCCACACCAAGTTCGTACAGCCATGTCTCACAGATTACTTGGAATTTCTAACACCTCAAAAGGTATCATGGTGCCAAGACTAATACTCCATGGCCATAGTGGTCACCATGTTGGTGGCGTGGCCCTGAATCAAAGATTGAGGGCAATGAATCTTGAGAGGAAGCTTCAGAAAGCTGGTGGGTTGAGCAGGTGGCTTGCTTCTCTGGGTCTGGTACAGTTTGTGAGGATCTTTCAGAGGAAGGGTCTTAGCAAGTTTCACTTGGTGAACCTAACCATGAAGAAGCTCAAGGATATGGGTGCAAATGCAGTGGGGCCTAGGAGAAAACTTATGCATGCAATCGATTGCATTTGCCAGCCTTACTATTTTGAGACCTTGTAA